Proteins encoded within one genomic window of Hevea brasiliensis isolate MT/VB/25A 57/8 chromosome 8, ASM3005281v1, whole genome shotgun sequence:
- the LOC110639042 gene encoding DNA-directed RNA polymerases II, IV and V subunit 11, translating into MNAPDRYERFVVPEGTKKVSYERDTKIINAASFTVEREDHTIGNILRMQLHRDENVLFAGYKLPHPLQYKIIVRIHTTSQSSPMQAYNQAINDLDKELDHLKNAFEAEMAKFSQDY; encoded by the exons ATGAATGCCCCTGACCGCTACGAGCGATTCGTCGTTCCTGAGGGCACTAAAAA GGTTTCCTATGAGAGAGACACGAAGATCATAAATGCGGCATCGTTCACTGTAGAGAGGGAGGACCACACCATCGGCAACATTCTTCGCAT GCAGTTGCACAGAGACGAAAATGTTCTCTTTGCTGGTTACAAGCTCCCTCATCCTCTCCAGTATAAAATCATTGTTAGG ATTCATACGACTAGCCAGTCTTCACCAATGCAGGCATATAACCAGGCTATCAATGATCTAGACAAGGAACTTGACCATTTGAAGAATGCATTTGAG GCTGAGATGGCAAAATTTTCTCAGGATTACTAG
- the LOC110639041 gene encoding putative disease resistance protein RGA1, translated as MVHRWAAKINKDRRLSSSSPDQIKRPFAAKPVNCDLVTQLPYSLVTFFFFAEMAEGVLFAVAEGIIGKLVSLAFQEIGLWCGVQGELDKIKNTVSSIRAVLLDAEKKQKLNEQVKDWLGKLKEVVYDMDELLDDIATEGLRQRVMDGNRISKEVRVFFSGSNKVVYGCKTGHKIKGIRERLAQIEADSSQFKFEVQTEESSEVMMRETVSSPPDVVIGREGDKNAIIQRSLASKEEGVSIFSIVGIGGLGKTTLAQIIFNDEQVESHFELKLWVCVSDPFEVKVVVKKILESATGRKSEDLELDTLMRELGKQINGRKFLLVLDDVWNENREKWDNLKKLLRGGARGSKIMITTRSKKVADITDTLDSYFVSGLSPSESWSLFIQIVFKGQEPTNPGLVGIGKEIVQKCAGVPLAIKTIGSLLYFKDPETEWSPFLKNELSKVAQNENYILQTLKLSYDHLPSHLKQCFAYCSLFPKDYQIDVKKLIQMWIAQGFIRPSFSGQRVEDFGLWYFKDLLWRSFFQDVQMDIWGEIESCKMHDLMHDLATSVSGLETTISNSKGESITEKTRHVLFDFDGFEEFSWKFPASLLGARKVRTFLAVNAKYTLNFEEVQLDALFRSLRSLLVLDLSRFGIVTLPPSIGKLKYVRYLNLSYNFKLKMLPNSITKLQNLEVLNLRCCSALEELPKDINKLVNLKILDCENCTNLTHMPCGLGKLTSLEELTSFTVAKESSISKHVGGLNALNRLNNLGGELQIHNLRYVKNAIAEFEDANLKEKHDLQSLFLSWGGSVSENSIDTVYDPNSLQRLQPHANLKMLGMHAYGGLEFPNWFSSLKNLVSIEIADCSRCQHLPLLDQIPSLKNLWLNNLTDIEHIDGGNNHFHGGGVRGATFFPCLKTLRLLNCPNLKGWWKKRDNDDNGVSATTTINADQLPQFACLSYLRIRNCPKLTWMPLFPALDDTLWLGNARLEPLEQTMKAKMMTSPSPSSSSSIVQLQPLSKLEKLEFHSMEDLVSLPEEWLQNFTSLQEIIIESCPRFASLRKGMHHLTSLRRLKISGCPQLKTYADHMDMDWPKGAEIRIDDKLFQRKDSLPLDDQR; from the coding sequence ATGGTTCATCGCTGGGCGGCAAAAATAAATAAAGACCGAAGGCTTTCCTCATCTTCCCCGGATCAAATTAAACGCCCCTTTGCAGCTAAGCCTGTGAATTGTGATCTAGTTACTCAGTTACCATACAGCCTCGTTACCTTTTTCTTCTTCGCAGAGATGGCAGAAGGTGTCCTTTTCGCCGTTGCAGAGGGAATTATTGGCAAGTTGGTTTCCCTTGCTTTCCAAGAGATTGGACTCTGGTGTGGTGTTCAAGGTGAACTTGACAAGATCAAGAACACAGTTTCCAGTATCCGTGCTGTTCTACTTGATGCAGAGAAGAAGCAGAAACTGAACGAGCAAGTCAAAGATTGGCTTGGAAAGCTAAAAGAAGTTGTTTACGATATGGATGAATTGCTTGATGATATCGCTACTGAAGGCTTGCGGCAACGGGTGATGGATGGGAATAGAATCTCAAAGGAGGTACGTGTTTTCTTTTCTGGTTCCAACAAGGTTGTTTATGGTTGTAAGACGGGTCATAAAATTAAGGGAATAAGGGAGAGGTTGGCTCAGATTGAAGCTGATAGTAGCCAATTCAAGTTTGAGGTTCAAACAGAGGAGTCAAGTGAGGTGATGATGAGGGAGACAGTTTCCTCTCCACCTGATGTTGTTATTGGAAGGGAAGGAGACAAAAACGCAATCATTCAGCGTTCATTGGCTTCCAAAGAAGAGGGTGTTTCAATCTTTTCAATAGTTGGAATCGGTGGATTAGGAAAGACCACACTTGCTCAAATCATTTTCAATGATGAGCAAGTTGAGTCacattttgaattgaaattgtgGGTTTGCGTTTCAGATCCTTTTGAAGTAAAAGTAGTTGTCAAAAAGATCTTAGAGTCTGCAACTGGTAGAAAGTCTGAAGATCTTGAGCTAGACACTCTGATGCGTGAACTCGGAAAACAGATCAATGGGAGAAAATTCCTGCTTGTTTTAGATGATGTGTGGAATGAAAATCGTGAGAAATGGGATAATTTAAAGAAATTGTTAAGGGGAGGTGCAAGAGGAAGTAAGATAATGATAACCACACGTTCAAAGAAAGTTGCTGATATAACCGATACGCTAGATTCATATTTTGTGAGTGGCTTATCTCCAAGTGAGTCTTGGTCTTTATTCATTCAAATAGTGTTTAAAGGCCAAGAACCAACAAATCCTGGGTTGGTGGGGATTGGAAAGGAGATTGTGCAGAAATGTGCTGGAGTTCCTCTTGCAATAAAGACAATAGGAAGCCTATTGTACTTTAAAGATCCTGAAACTGAGTGGTCGCCTTTTCTGAAGAATGAACTTTCAAAAGTAGCTCAaaatgaaaattatattttaCAAACACTGAAATTGAGCTATGATCATCTTCCATCACATTTGAAGCAGTGCTTTGCATATTGCAGCTTATTTCCAAAAGATTATCAAATTGACGTGAAAAAATTAATTCAGATGTGGATAGCACAGGGATTCATTAGGCCATCATTTTCTGGCCAACGTGTTGAAGATTTCGGTCTTTGGTATTTTAAAGATTTATTATGGAGATCTTTCTTCCAAGATGTGCAAATGGATATATGGGGAGAAATAGAGAGCTGCAAAATGCATGACCTAATGCATGATCTAGCAACATCAGTGTCAGGATTGGAGACTACAATATCAAATTCTAAAGGTGAGTCTATTACTGAAAAGACTCGTCATGTATTGTTTGACTTCGACGGTTTCGAAGAGTTCTCATGGAAATTTCCAGCATCCTTACTTGGAGCTAGGAAAGTTCGGACATTTCTGGCCGTAAATGCAAAGTATACCTTAAATTTTGAAGAAGTGCAATTAGATGCACTCTTTCGTAGTTTGAGAAGCTTATTGGTGTTGGATTTGAGTCGCTTTGGGATCGTGACACTTCCCCCTTCAATTGGCAAGTTAAAATACGTGAGGTATCTCAATCTTTCTTATAATTTTAAGCTCAAGATGCTTCCAAATTCTATTACTAAGCTACAAAATCTGGAAGTGCTCAACCTCAGATGTTGTTCTGCACTTGAGGAACTACCAAAAGATATTAATAAGTTGGTTAATCTTAAGATTTTAGACTGTGAAAACTGTACAAATTTGACCCACATGCCTTGTGGACTTGGAAAATTGACTTCCCTTGAGGAGTTGACGAGCTTTACAGTGGCAAAAGAGAGTTCCATCTCCAAACATGTTGGTGGCTTGAACGCATTAAACAGGTTAAACAACTTGGGGGGAGAGTTGCAGATCCACAATCTCAGATACGTGAAAAATGCCATTGCAGAATTTGAGGATGCCAATTTGAAAGAGAAGCACGATCTCCAGTCATTGTTCTTAAGTTGGGGTGGAAGTGTTAGTGAAAACAGTATAGACACTGTGTACGATCCAAACTCATTGCAACGTCTACAGCCTCATGCAAATCTTAAGATGTTGGGCATGCATGCATATGGAGGTCTGGAGTTCCCAAACTGGTTTTCTTCCCTTAAAAATCTAGTCTCTATTGAGATTGCAGATTGCAGTAGATGTCAGCATCTCCCATTGTTGGATCAAATCCCTTCTCTTAAAAATTTATGGCTTAATAATTTGACCGACATAGAGCATATAGATGGTGGTAACAATCATTTTCATGGTGGAGGAGTAAGAGGAGCAACATTCTTCCCATGTCTGAAGACGCTTAGACTACTGAATTGTCCTAATCTGAAGGGATGGTGGAAGAAGAGGGATAATGATGATAACGGCGTTAGTGCAACTACCACAATAAATGCAGATCAGCTGCCCCAATTTGCTTGTCTATCGTACCTGAGAATTCGTAATTGTCCCAAGCTAACTTGGATGCCACTGTTTCCAGCTCTTGACGATACTCTATGGCTGGGGAATGCCAGGCTAGAGCCATTAGAGCAAACAATGAAGGCTAAGATGATGACATCAccctctccttcttcttcttcatcaatcGTTCAGCTTCAGCCACTTTCCAAATTGGAGAAGTTGGAGTTCCATTCAATGGAAGACCTTGTATCTTTGCCAGAAGAGTGGTTGCAAAACTTCACTTCTCTTCAAGAAATAATCATTGAGTCTTGCCCGAGATTTGCATCTTTGAGGAAAGGGATGCATCATCTCACTTCCTTACGACGCTTGAAAATTAGTGGATGTCCCCAGCTGAAGACATATGCAGACCACATGGATATGGATTGGCCTAAAGGCGCTGAAATTCGAATTGATGATAAATTGTTTCAGCGGAAGGATTCCCTCCCATTGGATGACCAGAGATAA
- the LOC110639002 gene encoding cation/H(+) antiporter 28-like, which yields MADKSNANKTSIAQTTTREPTCQNFITNTVKHGPGKIFGIILTFVLTHLLYHLLKPLSQPRITSEIVIGILIGNIPWIRDSCDEKFITTLNFIAEFGMICYMFVLGMEMDPYVIFKQPTQPAIIAYAGIISTFILACSIIPFMQYTQNTDIGFTLSLSISLSGSGSHILTRIITNLKIGKSDIGKLVIAAGVHTDMISMLLISIGYIFVSSSSRFADLSARLTSVLTMSCTLLLQIVFTAKISPIFMNWVNNENPEGKPMKGSHLVLSIAFMVMICTASPIYGYSPILSAFMAGIFLPSEGRVSKWAVGKINYLLTTFYYPVFFFWMGYHANFQKFEPGKWGTWARFFVLGVITLLGKVVGTVICGAMLGYHWRESFELGLLLTAKGHYHVFLAILFSMYGITSTSTSIMMVIVIFFTVVQTPSIVTRIIQRARKRAPTHRRALQWLDPMDELRILFCVHGTHNVPSTINFMEISRGTADPGILVCVTDMVELTDQIAATMVQGDGTETVTVTDKQVTDMRDQVTQTIQAYVDGSGGGIILRRMLALSTFNSMTQDICILAENLMASLIILPFHKNQNADGTLDGGNPGFRYVNRKVLRNAPCSVGILVDRGLGLADKISTTPRSFHAAVIFIGGKDDREALAYAGRVARHPGVKLTVIRFLLDDNSESNRRTGNYRVNLAEQEAEMKLDDECFAYFYERYVAGGHVSYMEKHMANSAETYATLRSLEGQYALIIVGQGGRVNSILTVGMNDWQQCPELGPVGDVLSGSSFSLKTSVLIIQQHHLKGELDGVDHEFSIM from the exons atggcAGATAAGTCCAATGCCAACAAGACTAGTATCGCTCAAACAACAACGCGGGAACCAACTTGTCAGAATTTCATAACCAATACTGTTAAACATGGAcctggaaagatttttggaatcATCTTGACATTTGTTCTAACCCATCTTCTTTACCATCTGCTAAAGCCTCTCTCTCAACCTCGCATAACTTCTGAGATTGTT ATAGGGATTCTTATTGGAAACATACCATGGATTCGTGATTCTTGTGATGAAAAATTTATAACAACACTGAATTTTATAGCTGAATTTGGGATGATTTGCTATATGTTTGTGTTAGGAATGGAAATGGATCCTTATGTGATCTTTAAACAGCCAACTCAACCCGCTATAATAGCCTATGCAGGGATCATATCTACATTCATCTTAGCTTGTAGCATAATCCCATTTATGCAGTACACCCAAAATACAGACATTGGCTTCACCCTTTCCCTCTCAATCAGCCTCTCAGGCAGTGGTTCACATATACTCACTCGGATCATAACCAATCTCAAAATAGGCAAGTCAGATATAGGAAAGCTTGTGATTGCAGCAGGAGTGCACACTGATATGATATCTATGCTTCTCATCTCCATTggatatatttttgtatcttcatCATCAAGATTTGCTGATCTTTCCGCCCGACTTACGAGCGTCTTAACTATGAGTTGTACATTGCTGCTTCAAATAGTTTTCACGGCAAAAATTTCTCCAATCTTTATGAACTGGGTGAACAATGAAAACCCAGAAGGGAAACCCATGAAAGGCTCGCATTTAGTGCTCTCCATTGCCTTCATGGTCATGATTTGCACTGCCTCTCCAATTTATGGATACAGTCCCATTCTCAGTGCATTTATGGCTGGAATTTTTCTTCCAAGTGAGGGCAGGGTCTCCAAATGGGCAGTTGGTAAAATCAACTATCTGCTAACCACCTTTTACTATCCAGTTTTTTTCTTCTGGATGGGTTATCATGCTAATTTCCAGAAATTTGAACCTGGCAAATGGGGAACATGGGCAAGGTTCTTTGTCCTTGGAGTAATAACACTACTCGGAAAAGTGGTCGGCACAGTCATCTGCGGGGCCATGTTAGGTTATCATTGGCGCGAATCGTTTGAACTTGGATTGCTTTTGACTGCCAAGGGTCATTACCATGTATTCTTGGCTATTCTTTTTAGCATG TATGGCATTACAAGTACTTCAACCAGCATAATGATGGTTATTGTGATCTTCTTCACAGTTGTGCAAACTCCATCAATTGTGACGCGAATCATCCAACGAGCAAGGAAACGTGCACCCACCCATCGAAGGGCTCTTCAATGGCTCGATCCCATGGACGAGCTTCGAATCTTGTTTTGTGTTCATGGAACGCATAATGTGCCTTCAACCATCAACTTCATGGAGATTTCTCGAGGGACAGCAGATCCTGGAATTTTAGTTTGTGTCACTGACATGGTTGAACTTACGGATCAAATAGCTGCCACAATGGTGCAAGGTGATGGAACGGAAACGGTCACAGTAACTGATAAGCAAGTAACAGACATGAGAGATCAGGTCACCCAGACAATCCAAGCTTATGTGGATGGAAGTGGAGGTGGTATCATTTTAAGAAGAATGCTAGCTCTTTCAACTTTCAATAGCATGACTCAAGACATCTGCATTTTAGCAGAGAACTTAATGGCCTCCCTGATCATCTTGCCATTTCACAAGAACCAGAATGCAGATGGAACTTTAGATGGGGGTAATCCTGGGTTTCGATATGTGAACCGGAAG GTGCTTAGAAATGCGCCATGTTCAGTTGGGATTCTTGTGGATAGAGGTCTTGGATTAGCTGATAAAATATCAACAACACCAAGATCCTTCCATGCAGCAGTCATCTTCATCGGAGGCAAAGATGACAGAGAAGCACTAGCCTATGCAGGTCGTGTAGCTCGACATCCAGGAGTAAAGCTCACAGTGATAAGATTCCTGCTAGATGACAATTCAGAAAGCAACAGAAGAACAGGAAATTACAGAGTAAATCTTGCTGAGCAGGAAGCAGAAATGAAGCTAGACGATGAGTGTTTTGCTTACTTCTATGAAAGATATGTTGCAGGAGGGCATGTCTCTTACATGGAGAAGCACATGGCCAATTCAGCTGAGACCTATGCAACTCTGAGATCATTAGAAGGGCAGTATGCACTAATCATCGTAGGACAAGGAGGGAGGGTGAACTCAATATTAACAGTTGGGATGAATGATTGGCAGCAATGTCCAGAATTAGGCCCAGTAGGGGATGTGCTTTCAGGGTCTAGTTTCTCACTCAAGACCTCTGTTTTGATCATCCAACAACACCATCTCAAAGGAGAACTAGATGGGGTGGATCATGAATTCTCGATCATGTAA
- the LOC110639043 gene encoding uncharacterized protein LOC110639043 isoform X2, whose protein sequence is MAIPSSSVLLFSVFVGCNWCWVDSFLQLVDECKLQAVKNQLDHPRKVYGSKEDNEDALNSLSAIEITESQSKESFATMIAKFMGTSSNQDSAIREELLKDFVPDDVCPLGVDLFMEMPGEKSEPVSEDKYSEKTEPPLFTIDESPVPSTSEGQKDPGDQLAFESTPLLSVGELLNAVSETTHRVGRFSVSTPPDLPYMEMAGHCEALSVVGKQKKMSALMNSQQSLIRISADEHNQAMPMLTCEHNQAMQMSSNFHFQQCGNPFLDQNFGPGSLNPSTPAALVLCATEYQHLQHFKLPAYSPYDNFLKAAGC, encoded by the exons ATGGCCATCCCAAGTTCTTCTGTTCTTCTGTTTTCAGTATTCGTCGGCTGCAATTGGTGTTGG GTTGATTCATTTCTACAATTGGTCGATGAGTGCAAGTTGCAGGCTGTTAAAAACCAACTGGACCATCCAAGAAAAGTTTATGGATCTAAAGAAGATAATGAGGATGCTCTAAATTCACTTTCAGCCATAGAAATAACAGAAAGTCAATCAAAAGAATCATTTGCTACCATGATAGCAAAGTTTATGGGAACATCATCAAAT CAAGATTCTGCCATAAGAGAAGAGTTGCTTAAAGATTTTGTACCAGATGATGTATGCCCACTGGGAGTTGATTTATTCATGGAGATGCCAGGGGAAAAGTCTGAGCCAGTATCagaagacaaatattctgagaag ACCGAGCCCCCACTATTCACAATAGATGAGAGTCCTGTACCTAGTACATCTGAAGGTCAGAAAGATCCTGGCGATCAGCTGGCATTCGAATCTACTCCGCTTCTGAGTGTTGGTGAACTTTTAAATGCA GTTTCTGAAACAACACATCGAGTTGGAAGATTTTCTGTCTCGACCCCACCTGACTTGCCTTACATGGAAATGGCTGGGCATTGTGAGGCCCTTTCGGTGGTGGGAAAGCAGAAAAAGATGTCTGCTTTAATGAATTCTCAACAAAGTTTGATTAGAATATCTGCTGATGAACATAACCAAGCAATGCCAATGCTGACCTGTGAACATAACCAAGCAATGCAGATGTCATCCAATTTTCACTTTCAGCAG TGTGGAAACCCATTCCTTGACCAAAATTTTGGTCCTGGTTCACTCAATCCATCTACTCCTGCTGCTCTAGTGCTTTGTGCAACTGAGTATCAGCATCTTCAGCACTTTAAGTTACCAGCTTATAGTCCTTATGATAACTTCCTAAAGGCTGCTGGTTGTTGA
- the LOC110639043 gene encoding uncharacterized protein LOC110639043 isoform X3, with translation MLVFIACLLFALSSLVEVDSFLQLVDECKLQAVKNQLDHPRKVYGSKEDNEDALNSLSAIEITESQSKESFATMIAKFMGTSSNQDSAIREELLKDFVPDDVCPLGVDLFMEMPGEKSEPVSEDKYSEKTEPPLFTIDESPVPSTSEGQKDPGDQLAFESTPLLSVGELLNAVSETTHRVGRFSVSTPPDLPYMEMAGHCEALSVVGKQKKMSALMNSQQSLIRISADEHNQAMPMLTCEHNQAMQMSSNFHFQQCGNPFLDQNFGPGSLNPSTPAALVLCATEYQHLQHFKLPAYSPYDNFLKAAGC, from the exons ATGCTTGTTTTCATAGCTTGTCTTCTCTTCGCTTTGTCAAGTCTAGTGGAA GTTGATTCATTTCTACAATTGGTCGATGAGTGCAAGTTGCAGGCTGTTAAAAACCAACTGGACCATCCAAGAAAAGTTTATGGATCTAAAGAAGATAATGAGGATGCTCTAAATTCACTTTCAGCCATAGAAATAACAGAAAGTCAATCAAAAGAATCATTTGCTACCATGATAGCAAAGTTTATGGGAACATCATCAAAT CAAGATTCTGCCATAAGAGAAGAGTTGCTTAAAGATTTTGTACCAGATGATGTATGCCCACTGGGAGTTGATTTATTCATGGAGATGCCAGGGGAAAAGTCTGAGCCAGTATCagaagacaaatattctgagaag ACCGAGCCCCCACTATTCACAATAGATGAGAGTCCTGTACCTAGTACATCTGAAGGTCAGAAAGATCCTGGCGATCAGCTGGCATTCGAATCTACTCCGCTTCTGAGTGTTGGTGAACTTTTAAATGCA GTTTCTGAAACAACACATCGAGTTGGAAGATTTTCTGTCTCGACCCCACCTGACTTGCCTTACATGGAAATGGCTGGGCATTGTGAGGCCCTTTCGGTGGTGGGAAAGCAGAAAAAGATGTCTGCTTTAATGAATTCTCAACAAAGTTTGATTAGAATATCTGCTGATGAACATAACCAAGCAATGCCAATGCTGACCTGTGAACATAACCAAGCAATGCAGATGTCATCCAATTTTCACTTTCAGCAG TGTGGAAACCCATTCCTTGACCAAAATTTTGGTCCTGGTTCACTCAATCCATCTACTCCTGCTGCTCTAGTGCTTTGTGCAACTGAGTATCAGCATCTTCAGCACTTTAAGTTACCAGCTTATAGTCCTTATGATAACTTCCTAAAGGCTGCTGGTTGTTGA
- the LOC110639043 gene encoding uncharacterized protein LOC110639043 isoform X1, which translates to MIIFSSKAVNIRPLVSCARATITDKTVDSFLQLVDECKLQAVKNQLDHPRKVYGSKEDNEDALNSLSAIEITESQSKESFATMIAKFMGTSSNQDSAIREELLKDFVPDDVCPLGVDLFMEMPGEKSEPVSEDKYSEKTEPPLFTIDESPVPSTSEGQKDPGDQLAFESTPLLSVGELLNAVSETTHRVGRFSVSTPPDLPYMEMAGHCEALSVVGKQKKMSALMNSQQSLIRISADEHNQAMPMLTCEHNQAMQMSSNFHFQQCGNPFLDQNFGPGSLNPSTPAALVLCATEYQHLQHFKLPAYSPYDNFLKAAGC; encoded by the exons ATGATTATCTTTTCATCAAAAGCCGTCAACATTCGGCCTCTTGTTTCTTGTGCTAGAGCTACAATTACAGATAAAACA GTTGATTCATTTCTACAATTGGTCGATGAGTGCAAGTTGCAGGCTGTTAAAAACCAACTGGACCATCCAAGAAAAGTTTATGGATCTAAAGAAGATAATGAGGATGCTCTAAATTCACTTTCAGCCATAGAAATAACAGAAAGTCAATCAAAAGAATCATTTGCTACCATGATAGCAAAGTTTATGGGAACATCATCAAAT CAAGATTCTGCCATAAGAGAAGAGTTGCTTAAAGATTTTGTACCAGATGATGTATGCCCACTGGGAGTTGATTTATTCATGGAGATGCCAGGGGAAAAGTCTGAGCCAGTATCagaagacaaatattctgagaag ACCGAGCCCCCACTATTCACAATAGATGAGAGTCCTGTACCTAGTACATCTGAAGGTCAGAAAGATCCTGGCGATCAGCTGGCATTCGAATCTACTCCGCTTCTGAGTGTTGGTGAACTTTTAAATGCA GTTTCTGAAACAACACATCGAGTTGGAAGATTTTCTGTCTCGACCCCACCTGACTTGCCTTACATGGAAATGGCTGGGCATTGTGAGGCCCTTTCGGTGGTGGGAAAGCAGAAAAAGATGTCTGCTTTAATGAATTCTCAACAAAGTTTGATTAGAATATCTGCTGATGAACATAACCAAGCAATGCCAATGCTGACCTGTGAACATAACCAAGCAATGCAGATGTCATCCAATTTTCACTTTCAGCAG TGTGGAAACCCATTCCTTGACCAAAATTTTGGTCCTGGTTCACTCAATCCATCTACTCCTGCTGCTCTAGTGCTTTGTGCAACTGAGTATCAGCATCTTCAGCACTTTAAGTTACCAGCTTATAGTCCTTATGATAACTTCCTAAAGGCTGCTGGTTGTTGA
- the LOC110639043 gene encoding uncharacterized protein LOC110639043 isoform X4, with protein MIIFSSKAVNIRPLVSCARATITDKTVDSFLQLVDECKLQAVKNQLDHPRKVYGSKEDNEDALNSLSAIEITESQSKESFATMIAKFMGTSSNQDSAIREELLKDFVPDDVCPLGVDLFMEMPGEKSEPVSEDKYSEKTEPPLFTIDESPVPSTSEGQKDPGDQLAFESTPLLSVGELLNAVSETTHRVGRFSVSTPPDLPYMEMAGHCEALSVVGKQKKMSALMNSQQSLIRISADEHNQAMPMLTCEHNQAMQMSSNFHFQQVFFICVETHSLTKILVLVHSIHLLLLL; from the exons ATGATTATCTTTTCATCAAAAGCCGTCAACATTCGGCCTCTTGTTTCTTGTGCTAGAGCTACAATTACAGATAAAACA GTTGATTCATTTCTACAATTGGTCGATGAGTGCAAGTTGCAGGCTGTTAAAAACCAACTGGACCATCCAAGAAAAGTTTATGGATCTAAAGAAGATAATGAGGATGCTCTAAATTCACTTTCAGCCATAGAAATAACAGAAAGTCAATCAAAAGAATCATTTGCTACCATGATAGCAAAGTTTATGGGAACATCATCAAAT CAAGATTCTGCCATAAGAGAAGAGTTGCTTAAAGATTTTGTACCAGATGATGTATGCCCACTGGGAGTTGATTTATTCATGGAGATGCCAGGGGAAAAGTCTGAGCCAGTATCagaagacaaatattctgagaag ACCGAGCCCCCACTATTCACAATAGATGAGAGTCCTGTACCTAGTACATCTGAAGGTCAGAAAGATCCTGGCGATCAGCTGGCATTCGAATCTACTCCGCTTCTGAGTGTTGGTGAACTTTTAAATGCA GTTTCTGAAACAACACATCGAGTTGGAAGATTTTCTGTCTCGACCCCACCTGACTTGCCTTACATGGAAATGGCTGGGCATTGTGAGGCCCTTTCGGTGGTGGGAAAGCAGAAAAAGATGTCTGCTTTAATGAATTCTCAACAAAGTTTGATTAGAATATCTGCTGATGAACATAACCAAGCAATGCCAATGCTGACCTGTGAACATAACCAAGCAATGCAGATGTCATCCAATTTTCACTTTCAGCAGGTTTTCTTTATATG TGTGGAAACCCATTCCTTGACCAAAATTTTGGTCCTGGTTCACTCAATCCATCTACTCCTGCTGCTCTAG